In Mobula hypostoma chromosome 12, sMobHyp1.1, whole genome shotgun sequence, one DNA window encodes the following:
- the LOC134355253 gene encoding volume-regulated anion channel subunit LRRC8C-like — MFSVVELKYFGDQRATFKILKPWWDVFTDYLTILMLMVAVYGGTLQISTDKIICVPVPEGFLMTTMQWNKSALKGRKLNSFHSGFKTDLDREQYNLMDQYCYDHAIQWYSKYFPYIAIIHTLIFLISSNFWFKFPGTSSKIEHFISILGKCLDSQWTTKALSETVYEDSDLQIPQRTVLSNEPSISCSLNHQQSSETALLLGDKEISNDKICENEAQASLCKPPSKTFKTVGGGVYGHTAVKILDKKEGEQAKALFEKVKKFRLHTEEGHILYMMYIRQTVLRCVQTIFILAYFVTRIPQMKHIVHCVDKIHITGFTEFFCIHGLWRIFRMLSIVYVVVIFIYFITCIYTLYWIFYFKLKEYSFAYVREETGIDDIPDVKNDFAFLLHLIDQYDKLYARKFAVFLSDVSENKLRQLNLSYEWTREKLQQRIVTNEDNKIELHLFMLPGIPNSVYDIYNLEVLKLEFIKDTSISAAISQQTSLQELWVYNCTIKVENRALAFLKDTITILRVRFANAYEIPQWMYCLKNLRVLYLEGNLLIDNKSSLVLQSLCDLERLRSLHLKSNVTKIPAAVIDVAHHLQHLTIDNQGKRFITLNSLRKMLCLSVLKLYSCDLEQIPSAIFSLSNLQELDLKDNNLRTLEELASFQHLRKLTTLKLHYNKIAQIPVYIAKASSLEMLYLTNNSISFLPSNLFKLTRLQHLDVGHNNITRIPPEIDQLADLHYFNIESNKVSKLPLELFYCTKLRVLILSDNLLTYIPPKVKNLIQLRQLELKGNKLQYLPPELGKCQCLKRSQLNVEEDVFNTLPYEVREEFISRESK, encoded by the exons ATGTTTTCGGTGGTTGAGCTAAAATATTTTGGAGATCAACGAGCAACATTTAAAATCTTAAAACCATGGTGGGATGTTTTCACAGATTATTTAACCATTTTGATGCTTATGGTTGCAGTTTATGGAGGCACTTTGCAG ATATCAACAGACAAGATCATCTGTGTACCTGTGCCAGAAGGTTTCTTGATGACTACCATGCAATGGAACAAAAGTGCTCTCAAAGGTCGTAAATTAAATAGTTTCCATTCTGGATTTAAGACTGACCTAGACCGTGAACAGTACAATTTAATGGATCAGTATTGTTATGATCATGCAATTCAGTGGTATTCCAAGTATTTCCCTTACATTGCTATCATTCACACACTTATATTCTTGATCAGCAGTAATTTCTGGTTCAAATTTCCAGGAACAAGTTCCAAAATTGAACACTTCATATCAATCCTAGGAAAATGTTTAGATTCCCAGTGGACCACTAAGGCACTTTCGGAAACTGTTTATGAGGATTCTGATCTACAGATTCCACAAAGAACAGTGTTATCAAATGAACCATCTATATCTTGCTCTTTAAACCACCAACAATCTTCTGAAACTGCCCTCTTATTAGGAGACAAAGAAATCAGTAATGACAAAATCTGTGAGAATGAAGCACAAGCCTCTCTGTGTAAGCCTCCATCTAAGACTTTTAAGACAGTCGGGGGCGGTGTTTATGGCCACACCGCAGTGAAAATCTTGGACAAAAAGGAAGGAGAACAAGCAAAGGCGTTGTTTGAAAAGGTCAAAAAGTTTCGTCTTCACACTGAAGAAGGTCATATTCTTTATATGATGTACATAAGACAGACTGTTTTACGTTGTGTTCAAACAATTTTCATCCTAGCCTACTTTGTAACTCGGATTCCTCAAATGAAACATATTGTCCACTGTGTAGACAAAATTCACATTACAGGCTTCACAGAATTTTTCTGCATCCATGGCCTTTGGAGGATATTCAGGATGTTGTCCATTGTGTATGTCGTGGTTATCTTCATTTATTTTATAACGTGCATCTACACACTGTACTGGATTTTTTACTTCAAACTTAAGGAATATTCTTTTGCATATGTCCGAGAAGAAACTGGGATTGATGATATACCAGATGTGAAGAATGACTTTGCATTTTTGCTGCACCTTATTGACCAGTATGATAAATTGTATGCCAGGAAGTTTGCCGTCTTCCTGTCTGACGTCAGTGAAAACAAACTCCGCCAACTGAACTTGAGTTACGAATGGACACGTGAGAAGCTTCAACAACGTATAGTTACTAACGAAGACAACAAAATTGAATTACATCTCTTCATGCTGCCTGGTATTCCTAATAGTGTTTATGATATTTATAACCTGGAAGTATTAAAGCTTGAATTTATTAAAGACACCTCAATTAGTGCAGCCATCTCACAGCAAACCTCACTTCAAGAACTGTGGGTGTACAACTGTACGATAAAAGTAGAAAACCGAGCACTTGCATTTTTAAAAGATACAATAACCATTTTAAGAGTACGGTTTGCGAATGCTTATGAAATACCACAATGGATGTATTGTCTTAAGAATCTTCGTGTATTGTATCTTGAAGGCAATTTGTTAATTGATAACAAATCTTCTCTCGTCCTGCAGTCACTTTGTGACTTAGAACGGCTTAGATCTTTACATTTAAAATCAAATGTCACCAAAATACCTGCAGCAGTCATTGATGTTGCCCACCATCTTCAGCACCTAACTATTGACAATCAGGGCAAAAGGTTCATCACTCTCAATAGCCTTCGAAAGATGCTTTGCCTGTCCGTTTTAAAGCTATACAGCTGTGATCTGGAGCAAATCCCAAGTGCCATATTTAGCCTGAGCAATCTCCAAGAATTAGATCTTAAAGACAACAACCTGAGGACCTTAGAAGAGTTAGCTAGTTTCCAACATCTCCGCAAACTCACCACGTTGAAGCTTCATTACAACAAAATTGCACAGATTCCAGTGTACATTGCCAAAGCCAGCTCACTCGAAATGCTGTATTTAACGAACAACAGCATTAGTTTTCTTCCATCCAATCTGTTTAAGCTCACTAGGCTACAACATCTGGATGTTGGTCATAATAACATTACACGCATTCCTCCTGAGATAGATCAACTGGCGGATCTTCATTACTTCAATATTGAGAGTAACAAAGTGTCCAAATTACCCTTGGAATTGTTTTATTGTACAAAGCTTCGAGTGTTAATACTTTCAGATAATCTTTTGACATACATTCCACCTAAGGTGAAAAATCTGATACAGCTGCGCCAACTAGAGCTAAAAGGGAATAAACTGCAGTATTTGCCACCTGAACTGGGGAAGTGTCAGTGTCTGAAGAGAAGTCAGCTGAATGTggaagaggatgttttcaacaCACTGCCATATGAAGTCAGAGAAGAATTTATAAGCAGAGAATCTAAGTGA